CAGGTAAAGGAGGAAACCTATCGCTGCGTAAAGCATCCCGGAAATCAAAATCTCCTTCTTTGAAACGAAGAGTATGTCACCTGCGGTTAATTGCAGGAATTCCTCCATACCGTGAGGGGTTTGTGAAAGTATGAGAACAACGGAAGAAAAGCCAAGAGCGTAAAGGAGACCTATGAACGCCTCCGCAAATTCTTTTTTTACCTGCGAAAGTGCAACCAGCATACCCGCAAAAAGGGAAAAGACAAAAGCCATTAAGTAGGAAGGTTCGTGGAAAATTAAAATGGAAAGGGCAAGCCCAACCGCTGCAAACTGTGCTACCGCTATGTCTACGAAAATTATGCCTCTCCTCACTATTTCCAATCCGAAACTCGCGTGTATCCCGAGCAGGATAAAAGAAAAGAGAAGGGCCTGGAAGAATAAATCAACCACCCTTTAACCTCCTCAGGATTTCGTCAAACAGGGAAAAATTGTCCTTTACTTCAGGCAGGGAGTTTACATCGTGGGGGAGTACTAAAACCTTAGCTCCAAGCTCTTTGGCCACGAACTGGGCCGTTCTTCTTTCGTTGTAAACCGCAAGGAGTACGTACTTTATATCCTTCAAAGAAAGGAGTTTCTGTATGTGGCTCTTTGTGGGAGGTATTCCGGGCAAGGGTTCAAGGGTGGCAACGAGAACAACACCGTACCTTCTAAGCAGGTAGTTAAAAACAGAGTGATAACTTATTACCCTTGTGCCTCTGAAAGTTGAAAATTCCCTGTCCCACACTTCCAGCTTTTCGTTCCACTTTGCCAGAAACTCATTTAAATTCTTTCCGTAAAATTCGCAGTTTCCGGGGTCAATTAGACACAGCCTGTCCTTAATAGCCTGGGCCAGAACAGGGATATTGTGAGGGTCAAGGTTGTAGTGGGGGTTTCCCTCTGGGTGAACATCTCCCATAGCCCGTGAAACTTCCTTCGGTTTTTCTATAAGCTCAATAAACGTAGAAAGGTCTAAAAATCCCTTAGTCCCGGGTTGTATCTTGGGGTTGTTCGATTGAGAGAGCAAAGGAGGAAGAAAGCCTATTTCCAGAGAAGCACCCTGAATTATAAGTAAATCCGCCCTTCTTAGCTTAGCTATATGTGAGGGTTTAGGAACTACGAAGTGAGGGTCCTCTGTTCCCTTTGCTATAATGTAAACCTTTACCTTTTCTTTTCCTATCTTGTCAACCAAGTCGCCTATCCACGGATAAGTTACAACTACGTTCAGTTTTGCAAAAGAAAGGGTTATAAAAAAGAGAAAAACAAACAGAGCTCTCATCTTTACACCTCCCTAAAAGGGGTGAGAAGTGTGTGCACCTATTACAAAGTTAAACTGGAAGATAAACTCGTTTATCGTTTTCCTCTTATCCTCTTTGTAGAAGGCTCTGTTCTGCCCGAGTTGAAGTCTTATACGGGAAAATTCAGTGGGATTGAATTCAAGCATCCAGTAATAAGCGGAAAGGTCATCGGGAAGGTCCTTTTTTATTCCGTTCACTTTGAGTTCGTTCTTGTTTATCAGGTTGTATTGAATTCCGGTTCTCCATCTCCTGTCAAACTTCCAAACAACTTGGGCATACAGTCCTCCCTGCTTTTTTGTTAGCGGGGAAGTACTTTCAGGAGTGTACTTTGTGCCTTCTTGTCTTCTGTACAAATACTCCCCCTGAAAAGCGAGGTATCTGTAAGAGTCTATAAAGTACTTCGCAGTAAGGTCTAAGCCGTATATTTTCGTTCTTCCCGCAAAGGCGTGAGGCTCTTCCTCGTCTTCTAAGTGGTTTATCCTCGTTCTTCCGTAGGCGTAAGAAATCCCTCCGAGCAAGGATAAATTTCCTACATCAAATGAAGTCTTTAAAAATCCTACGTAGAGGTTTGGCTTTGGAGTGTCCGGTACGCGTAGGTCTTCATTCACAGAAAATCCTTCCGTTCCGAAACTCATCTCATTTTCTCCCTGTAAAACTTCCGCTCCGAGTAAGAGGTAAAAGGGCACCGGTGCGAGCCAGTTAACTTGAACTCCCTTTTCTATCAATCCCTCACCCAAGAAAACCTTATAAACGAGGGGAGGATTTGCGAATTCCCATACGTGGGGATGCTGGGAGTTAAGTCTTCCGAAGGAACTCCTGAACTTACCCACCTT
The genomic region above belongs to Aquifex aeolicus VF5 and contains:
- a CDS encoding metal ABC transporter permease, yielding MVDLFFQALLFSFILLGIHASFGLEIVRRGIIFVDIAVAQFAAVGLALSILIFHEPSYLMAFVFSLFAGMLVALSQVKKEFAEAFIGLLYALGFSSVVLILSQTPHGMEEFLQLTAGDILFVSKKEILISGMLYAAIGFLLYLRRYLRNELLREVSFFTLFSITVTSSVKLVGVLIVFSILVAPALVANLLGKGLLFAWVYGALVNTLGILISFKLDLPTGFTLVFFHALTGILVFLTTLKKSVS
- a CDS encoding metal ABC transporter solute-binding protein, Zn/Mn family, with the protein product MRALFVFLFFITLSFAKLNVVVTYPWIGDLVDKIGKEKVKVYIIAKGTEDPHFVVPKPSHIAKLRRADLLIIQGASLEIGFLPPLLSQSNNPKIQPGTKGFLDLSTFIELIEKPKEVSRAMGDVHPEGNPHYNLDPHNIPVLAQAIKDRLCLIDPGNCEFYGKNLNEFLAKWNEKLEVWDREFSTFRGTRVISYHSVFNYLLRRYGVVLVATLEPLPGIPPTKSHIQKLLSLKDIKYVLLAVYNERRTAQFVAKELGAKVLVLPHDVNSLPEVKDNFSLFDEILRRLKGG